GCGCGGCGACGTTCGTGTCGTGGTCGTGAACGCTGTACACCGCCTGTCCGGCCCGGCCGGCCACGCGGCTGGTCCGCCCGCCGGCGGGATCGCGGCCGGGCGGGATCTCGCCACCTGGTCCCGGGTCGCCCGCCGGCTGTCCGAGCGGGCGGACCTGCTCAGCATCGCCGTCTGCGCCGGCCCGACGACCGGCCCGGGGCTGGCGCTGGCCCTCGCCTGTGATCTGCGGGTGCTGACCGAGGACGCGTCGCTGGGCCTCACCGAGGCCACGGCCGGTCGCGTGCCGGGTCTGGGCGTGGCCGGCACGCTCGTCGACACCGTCGGTTACGCCCGTGCGCTCGCGCTGTGCCTGACCGGCCGGCCGGTCAGCGCACCGGACGCGCTGCGACTGGGCCTCGCCGCGCTCGTCGTCCCCCGTCGGGACCTCGACGCCGAGGTCGGCCGTCTGGTGGCCAGCCTGCTCGCGGTGCCACGGGAGGTCAGTGCGGAGACGAAGGCGCTGCTGGGAGGCGCCCGCGAGCGGTCGGACGTCCAGCGCCGCGCCGCGGAGGAGGACGCGCTCGCGCGGGTCCTCGCGACGACCGCCGGGAATGCGGGCTAGCAAGCCTTTGCTTACACCGTTGCGTAGTAACACGTAGCGGCGCGTCGGAGGCTCCATGAGAACTGCGGTCGACAACTGGTCCACCATGCGCTCGTTCCAACGGGACCGCTCGGTGACCCGGGCCAGCCTGCGCCCGGGGACCGTCCACCGCATCGTCGGCTTCGCCCGCCCCTACCGTCGGCAGCTCGCCGGTTTCGGCGTCCTCATCGTGCTCGGCGCGGCGACCGGCGCCGTCACCCCGCTGCTGTTCAAGGCGATCATCGACGACGGGATCGTGCCCGGCCGGGCCGGGGTCGTCCAGGGGCTCGCCGCGGTGGTCGCCGCGCTCGCGGTCGGCGAGGCGCTGCTCGGGCTGGGCCAGCGCTGGTTCAGCGCCCGCATCGGCGAGGGCCTGATCTACGAGATGCGCTCCCAGGTGTTCGACCACGTGCAGCGCCAGCCGATCGCCTTCTTCACCCGCACCCAGACCGGCGCGCTCATCACCCGGCTGAACAACGACGTCCTCGGCGCGCAGTCCGCGTTCACGAACACGCTGTCCGCGGTGCTGTCCAACCTCCTGTCGGTCGTCTTCGTCCTGGTCGCGATGATCAGCCTGTCCTGGCAGATCACCGTGGTCGCGCTCGTGCTGCTGCCGGTGTTCGTCGTGCCGGCGCGCCTGCTGGCGCCGCGGCTGGCGGCACTGACGCGGGAGAGCTACGGCCTCAACGCCGAGATGAACACGATGATGACCGAGCGGTTCAACGTCGCCGGCGCGCTGCTCACCAAGCTCTACGGCGAGCCCGACCGCGAGGTGCGAACCTTCCGCCGCCGCGCCGGGCGGGTCCGGGACATCGGCGTCACCCAGGCGATGTACGGGCGGATCTTCTTCATGTCGCTCACCCTGGTCGCCTCGCTGGCGACGGCGATCGTCTACGGCGTCGGCGGCACCTTCGCGGCCCGGGGCAGC
This genomic stretch from Parafrankia discariae harbors:
- a CDS encoding enoyl-CoA hydratase/isomerase family protein — its product is MGHTPTLPSIATALDGVLRDLRGDVRVVVVNAVHRLSGPAGHAAGPPAGGIAAGRDLATWSRVARRLSERADLLSIAVCAGPTTGPGLALALACDLRVLTEDASLGLTEATAGRVPGLGVAGTLVDTVGYARALALCLTGRPVSAPDALRLGLAALVVPRRDLDAEVGRLVASLLAVPREVSAETKALLGGARERSDVQRRAAEEDALARVLATTAGNAG